A genomic window from Phycisphaerae bacterium includes:
- a CDS encoding site-2 protease family protein produces the protein MLHCLGATDTSIFGEFMSAMSTVYSYLLVIFGFSVVVFIHELGHFAAAKWAGVRVQAFAIGFGRRLMSFRQGIGFRFGSTEAEYRRRVDEVLIARGVATRDELNNPEGPAFEAERVAAGREMGLSETEYRFNVLPLGGYVQMLGQEDFVVDKTGELKVKADPDSFTNKPVGKRMVIVSAGVIMNLIFAAILFTIVNMVGMPQLSPVLGYVVENTPAGRAGLLPGDRILDINGDEIANFNDLMMRITLSDPDETLTMRVERDGKIVSPSPEIRPEFVEEREVRQIGVAPGETRRVWGVTFGDISAARPDELHEKDEIHSIVVDGKEMECRDAGVVRREMMRAEGRPIELIVKRPKHPETLTDEDLKQFDPPIETETRRVNVSAMWLPLPYDSNDRGGASLLGLVPRLTVIQATPGKSLDKAGVKAGDVIVKIGDYEYPTYSEFVNAIRKAGPGALSIQVRRKGLSRDGLSAAVVSFCVAQRERLIRAGIEDLKEARDVLADLARNAGIDEAGVAALNKELAEARTVDAWRKWFEKVDVLTLGPIKPEAPFALFSRPAATIDADVRNIDEDHLFVADVISKFGERVTPAQQSGLKRGAVILSVNDRPVRRWYELSHALAANAGKTVQIEYRLVNEITRTSFIVPASVQTSLGIGAEDRIVKVADKTQCVVRVADTLGGGFKEVSLSLPDWRAIEALLKENIGKTVAVEYVTPSGERKNGEYAVTAENTDPWPSRVQYYAMTFFCYPLVEWQSTPNPLKAFVAGVEQAHHATMSTIKTIRHMLFTRTVGVSNVSGPLGIAHKGSEVAQGGIIALFWFLGLISANLAVINFLPLPIVDGGLFLFLILEKIRGEPVSIKTQVATQLLGIALIATVFILVTYQDILRLVTGA, from the coding sequence ATGCTGCATTGCTTAGGCGCCACGGACACATCGATCTTCGGGGAATTCATGTCGGCGATGTCCACGGTGTATTCCTACCTGCTGGTTATCTTCGGCTTCTCGGTGGTTGTGTTCATTCACGAGCTGGGGCATTTCGCTGCCGCGAAGTGGGCGGGTGTGCGCGTTCAGGCCTTTGCCATTGGATTCGGTCGGCGGCTGATGTCGTTTCGCCAGGGCATCGGCTTTCGCTTCGGCTCGACCGAGGCGGAGTATCGGCGCCGCGTTGACGAGGTGCTGATCGCTCGCGGTGTCGCAACACGCGATGAATTGAACAATCCGGAAGGACCGGCGTTCGAGGCTGAGCGGGTGGCGGCCGGCCGGGAGATGGGTCTGAGCGAGACCGAATATCGCTTCAATGTGCTGCCACTCGGCGGCTATGTTCAAATGCTGGGGCAGGAGGATTTCGTCGTTGACAAGACCGGCGAATTGAAAGTGAAGGCCGATCCTGACAGCTTCACGAACAAACCGGTCGGCAAGCGAATGGTGATTGTCAGTGCCGGCGTCATCATGAATCTCATTTTTGCCGCGATCCTCTTCACCATCGTCAACATGGTCGGCATGCCGCAGCTTTCGCCCGTGCTCGGTTACGTCGTTGAAAACACCCCGGCGGGCCGGGCGGGTCTGCTGCCGGGCGACCGCATACTTGATATTAACGGCGATGAAATCGCCAACTTCAATGATCTGATGATGCGGATCACGCTTTCCGATCCGGATGAGACGCTGACGATGCGCGTGGAGCGCGACGGAAAGATCGTCTCGCCTTCGCCGGAGATTCGGCCGGAATTCGTGGAGGAGCGGGAGGTTCGCCAGATCGGCGTCGCACCAGGAGAGACGCGCCGCGTCTGGGGCGTCACGTTTGGTGACATATCAGCGGCACGTCCTGATGAACTTCACGAGAAGGACGAGATTCACTCGATCGTTGTGGACGGCAAAGAAATGGAATGCCGCGACGCCGGCGTGGTTCGCCGGGAAATGATGCGCGCCGAAGGGCGTCCGATTGAGTTGATTGTCAAACGGCCGAAACATCCCGAGACGCTGACCGACGAGGATCTCAAACAGTTTGATCCGCCGATCGAAACCGAGACCCGACGTGTCAACGTCAGCGCGATGTGGCTGCCTCTGCCGTACGATTCGAACGATCGCGGCGGAGCTTCGCTGCTGGGCCTGGTGCCTCGCCTGACCGTCATCCAGGCGACTCCGGGTAAATCGCTCGACAAGGCCGGCGTGAAGGCGGGCGATGTGATCGTGAAAATCGGCGACTATGAATACCCGACCTACTCCGAATTCGTAAATGCAATCCGAAAGGCAGGTCCCGGCGCCCTGTCGATCCAGGTGCGTCGCAAGGGATTGTCGCGCGATGGCCTTTCCGCCGCGGTTGTCAGCTTCTGCGTCGCTCAGCGCGAACGTTTGATCCGCGCGGGCATCGAGGATCTGAAGGAAGCCCGTGACGTGCTGGCAGATCTGGCTCGGAACGCCGGCATTGATGAAGCCGGCGTGGCCGCGCTGAACAAGGAATTGGCGGAGGCGCGTACGGTCGATGCATGGCGAAAGTGGTTCGAGAAAGTCGATGTCCTCACGCTGGGGCCGATCAAGCCGGAGGCGCCGTTCGCGTTATTCAGCCGCCCTGCGGCGACCATCGACGCCGATGTCCGGAATATTGATGAAGACCATTTGTTCGTGGCGGATGTCATCTCGAAATTCGGCGAACGTGTGACACCCGCACAGCAGTCGGGTCTCAAGCGTGGCGCAGTGATTCTCTCGGTGAACGACAGACCTGTGCGCCGTTGGTACGAACTGTCGCACGCGCTTGCGGCCAATGCCGGCAAGACCGTGCAGATTGAGTATCGACTCGTCAACGAAATCACGCGGACGTCGTTTATCGTGCCTGCTTCAGTGCAGACTTCCCTCGGGATTGGCGCGGAAGATCGTATCGTGAAGGTTGCGGACAAAACCCAGTGCGTGGTCCGTGTGGCGGATACGCTGGGGGGCGGGTTCAAGGAGGTTTCGCTGTCGCTGCCCGATTGGCGGGCGATCGAGGCGCTGCTCAAGGAAAATATCGGCAAAACCGTAGCGGTCGAGTATGTCACGCCGTCCGGCGAACGGAAAAATGGCGAATATGCGGTGACGGCGGAAAACACCGATCCCTGGCCGAGCCGCGTGCAGTACTACGCGATGACGTTTTTCTGCTATCCCCTCGTTGAGTGGCAGTCGACTCCGAATCCATTGAAGGCATTCGTGGCCGGCGTCGAGCAGGCGCATCACGCGACGATGTCCACGATCAAGACGATTCGTCACATGCTCTTCACCCGCACGGTGGGTGTCTCCAATGTGAGCGGCCCACTCGGAATCGCCCACAAGGGTTCGGAAGTGGCACAAGGCGGGATTATCGCCTTGTTCTGGTTTCTCGGCCTGATCTCGGCGAATCTCGCGGTGATTAACTTCCTGCCGCTACCCATCGTGGACGGCGGATTGTTCCTGTTTCTGATCCTCGAGAAAATTCGCGGAGAGCCGGTGAGCATCAAGACGCAGGTGGCGACGCAACTTCTGGGCATCGCCTTGATCGCGACCGTGTTCATCCTGGTGACCTATCAGGATATTCTGCGACTGGTGACCGGGGCGTAA